ACCATTTGTAGGACACATGTACAGCCACATTTTATCATCGTCCGTACCACCAAAATATGGGTGTACCAATACAACCCCAACAACCTTGGTCCCAGGTAACCCAATGGACCCAACTCTAGCAGCTAAAGTATGTGAAATATTCCCTCCAGCACTGTCTCCCCCAATAAAAACTCTTTGAAAATCAGCATGATTATTCAACCATGAGTGAGGTCCTTTTCCATTACTATGTGATGCAACCCACTGGAGTGCAGTCCATGAGTCCTCGTAACAAGCGGGTACGGGTCGGGTCGGAAATAAACCGTAATCGACTGAGACTGCAATAACATTAGCTTCATTGACTAAGGTCGTGACAAAATTATGGTATGTAGTAGAGAAAGGGGATTGCATGCAAAAACCGCCACCATGAACGTAGAAGACGAGGGGGAGTTTTTGGGTCGGGTTAATGGATTCGGGTAGAAAGATACGGACGGATACTGGGGGTTCGGATGAGATTGCAACATCACTGAATCGGACCCCGGAAATCGGGTCATCAGAGGGTGGGACTTTTTCAAAAGGGGGGAAGTGAAGCACTACACGGCCATCTTTGTATACATGAAAGAAACGGAAGG
This portion of the Castanea sativa cultivar Marrone di Chiusa Pesio chromosome 7, ASM4071231v1 genome encodes:
- the LOC142643389 gene encoding putative carboxylesterase 12, which codes for MASSDPEISHSFRFFHVYKDGRVVLHFPPFEKVPPSDDPISGVRFSDVAISSEPPVSVRIFLPESINPTQKLPLVFYVHGGGFCMQSPFSTTYHNFVTTLVNEANVIAVSVDYGLFPTRPVPACYEDSWTALQWVASHSNGKGPHSWLNNHADFQRVFIGGDSAGGNISHTLAARVGSIGLPGTKVVGVVLVHPYFGGTDDDKMWLYMCPTNGGLDDPRLKPVTGDLARLGCERLLIFVAEKDHLMVVGKNYYEELKKSGWGGSVEIVENLGEEHCFHLFNLKYEKAVDLINKFVAFIKQE